CATTCAGCCGGCCCATGGCCGACAGCACCGAATAGGACAGCACGACACGGTCGCGCTGGGCCCGAACCAGCGCGACCCTGGCTTCGAACAGGTTCTGCGTGGCGTTCAGCACGTCGATGATCGTGCGCTGGCCGACCTTGTACTCTTCGCGAATGCCGTTGACGGCAATGGTCTGGGCCCGGACCTGCACTTCGGCGGCCTGGATCTGGGCGCGCGAGGCTTCGAGCGCCGCCCAGGACTGCGTCACGGCCTGGCGGACGCTGGCGGTGGCCGTCTCGATCTGGATGCGGCGCTGACCGTAAGCTTCTTTGGCGCCACGGATCGTCGCGTAGTCACGGCCGCCATTGGCGAAGATCGGAATGGTCAGCGTAGCGCCGATGCTGGCGGAGGACACCTGCGGCGCGCTCGACTGGTCGGCGCCGCGGAACAGGCTGGCGCTCAGGCCGAGCGTCGGATAGAGCGCCGATTCGGCGATGCGCACCTGCAGGAGCGACGCGTCGGCGCCGTGGCGCGCGCCGCGAATGGCGGGGTGTTCGGACTGGCCGGCGATGACGGCCGCATCCAGGCTGCGCGGCAGCAGCCGCTCGACGGTCCGCGCCGGCGCCAGGCGCCCGGCCGCGATGCCGACCTGCTGCATATAGACCGAGCGGGAATTGGCGAGGTCGGACTGGGCGCCGCTCTCGGTCGCAATCGCGCCCTGCAGCGACGATTCGGCCAGCGCCACGTCGGTGCGCGTCACCTCGCCCACGGCGAAGCGATCACGGGTGGCCCTCAGCTGCTCGCGGAACACCTCGACCGCGCGATGGCGCAGGTCGAGCACCGCCTGCTCGCGCAGCACGTTCATATGGGCCGTGGAGGAGGCCAGCAGGATGGTCTGTTCGGTGTTGCGCAGGGTCTCGCGCGCCACCAGCACGTTCTGGTCGGCCTGCCGGACGCTGTTGGCGGTCCGGTTGCCGTCATAGATCGGCTGCGTGGCGGTCAGCGTCGCCGAGCGCGGAAAGGAACGCGTTGCCGTGTGAAACCCAGGCGCCCCGGTCGAGCCGCCACCGGCTTCGGTATATTGGCCTGACGCGGTGAAGGTCGCGCTGACCGAAGGGCGGTAACCGGACAGGGCCGCGGGAACGCCTTCATTGGCCACCCGGACGCCGGCACGTGCCGCATTGAGGTCGGGATTGTTCCGGTAGGCCTGGATCAGGGTCTGATTAATGGACTGAGCCCGCGCGGATACGGGCGAAAACAGCGGGACGAGAATCGCGACGGTGAGTGCCGTCGCGGAGCCGACACGGGTAAACGTGGCTCCGATCATGTGTAACACCTGCTTCGTGGCGTTACCCTGGATGATCCGCCAAGACCCAGGGCACCTAAGGGGACATTCGATAACCGCTTCGGGACAATGAAGAAAGCCCCGGTTTCAATATGCGGCCGATTAGACAGGAAGTGGGACGTGAATGCCACACTTCAAGCCGTTAAAAGACGAAACCGCGCGCTGCGGCAAAACCCGGCAGGGGCGGAATGGCTGCGTCGAAGATCGGCCGCGCGCTGATCTCGCCGCTGATTCGGGTATGAACGAGGCATTTCGCCGCGCGCCCCGAACCGACCACGGCAACCAGGCGCCCGCCCTCCTTCATCTGGCCGAACAGGGCCTCCGGCACCGCCTCGACCGCGCCCTCCAGCAAAATCACGTCGTAAGGCCCCTGTTGCGGCGCACCCTCGGCGAGTGCGCCGGCGACGACGGTGACATTGCCTGACGCGGCCAGCGCCTGGCGCGCCGCCGCGGCCAGCGTCTCGTCCTCCTCGACCGCCACGACTTTCGCCGCGAGCCTGGCCAGGACGGCCGCCGAATAGCCTGTCGTGACCCCAATATCGAGCACGCTGTCGGCCGGGCCGATGGCAGCGGCGTGAACCATCTTGGCGAGCACCATCAGCTCGATCAGGTAGCGGGCCGGCTTGCCGTTCGATGCTTCGCTCACGGCGACGTCGTCGTCGATATAAGCGAGCTCGCGGCGCGCCTCGGGCACGAAGGCCTCGCGCGGCACCGCCATCAGCGCCTCGATGATGCGGCCATCGGTGACATCGTTCACCCGAATCTGCGTGTCGACCATGGTCCGGCGAGCGCGCGCAAAATCGATCATCGCGAAATCCTCGGATTGCGGCGGCAAAAGCATCGCCGAGGCCCCGTCTTTAACGGGGGAGGCGGTCGGATTGCAAGGTCATGAAGATCGCTCGCCCGCCCGCGCGACGCTGTCGGCGGCTCTGTTGCGGTGCCCGGATCAGCGTGCTAGAGCGAGCCCACTCCGCGCCGGGCTTGCCCGGTTGAGTTACCCGGACGGCCTCGTGGCGGAGTGGTTACGCAGAGGACTGCAAATCCTTGCACCCCGGTTCGATTCCGGGCGAGGCCTCCACCTCCTTCCCCTTGGAACATCTGCCGATGGTTGCGGGCGGCCGAACCCGGCCCCATGCCGCGCACCCGGCTGCGCTGCGCCCGGCGCATTGCATTCGCGCCATGCCTTGGGGAAGATCGCACCGGGCGTCCCGGCGCCCGCCCCCGGCCCGCTTACGCCCAAGCCCGCTCCGTCGGAAGGACCGCCCCATGTGGCAGCCGAGCCAGCGTTACCCTGACCCTGCCATCGAAATTCTCGATCCGAGCTTTGCCAAATACCGCCTGTTCAGCGCGGCGGTCGAGCGCCTGGCCACCGGCATGCGCTGGGCCGAAGGGCCGGTCTGGTTCGGCGACGGGCGCTATCTCCTGTGGAGCGACATCCCGAACAACCGGGTCATGCGTTGGGACGAGGAGACCGGCGCGGTCTCGGTGTTCCGCAAGCCCTCCGACTTTGCCAACGGCCATACCCGCGACCGCCAGGGCCGGCTGATCACCTGCGAGCATGGCGGCCGGCGCGTCACCCGCACCGAATATGACGGTTCGATCACCGTGCTGATCGACCGTTTCGAGGGCAAGCGGCTGAATTCGCCCAATGACGTGGTGGTCAAATCCGACGGCTCGGTCTGGTTCACCGATCCGCCCTTCGGCATTGCCGGCCATTACGAGGGTTTCCAGGCGACGCCCGAATCGCCGCAGAACGTCTACCGCCTCGATCCGGCGACCGGCGAGGCCAGGGCGGTGGCGACCGGCATTGCCGGGCCGAACGGCCTCTGCTTCTCCCCCGACGAGACCCGGCTCTACCTGGTTGCCTCGCGCGCCGTGCCGAACCGCCTGATTCTCGCCTATGACGTCGTCGACGGCGTGACGCTGACCCGTCAGCGCACCTTCATCGATGCCGGGCCCGGCACGCCCGACGGCTTTCGTTGCGATGTCGACGGCAATCTCTGGTGCGGCTGGGGCATGGGCAGCGACGAGCTCGACGGCGTCCATGTGTTCAATCCCGACGGCAAGCTGATCGGCCGCATCCGCCTGCCCGAGCGCTGCGCCAATGTCTGTTTCGGCGGGCTGTCGCGCAACCGGCTGTTCATGGCGGCGAGCCAGTCGGTCTATGCGCTCTACGTCAACACCCAGGGCGCGCCCGGCGGCTGAGAGTGGTCCGCCTCAGGCCGGCGGGCCTTTCAGCCAGGCATTGAGTTTCGGCCAGCGCCGGCCGATTCGAATGGCCAGCCGCCGGCGCATGCGCCGGAAGAACGGGCTGTCGACCGACAGGATCGCCAGGCCGACCGGAAACATCCACGGGCCGAGCACCGGCAGGATGCTGAGCACGCCGCCGAGAATGAAGGCCCAGCCGAGCGCCCGGCGGCGCCAGCGCCGCTGCGGCAAGGCGAAGCGGCGGCCAAGCACGGTCAGGCTTGTCGGGGTGTCGGCGGTCACGGTCGTTACCCCTGAAAACACGGCTGGCGGCCTTTGTCGCCGGCCCCCTGCCCCACGGTTTGGCTGGGGACAAGTCGGGAGCCATGCTGCCGCCATCCTTTCACGTCATCTTTGCCCCTTGGCAATCGTGACGGTCTTGTGTTATTCGCGCCGCTCACTCGCGAAAGCGGTGGTCCTCGGTAGCTCAGCGGTAGAGCAACCGGCTGTTAACCGGTTGGTCGCTGGTTCGAATCCGGCCCGGGGAGCCAAATTTGAAGGCGGAACGGACGAATGTCCGTTCCGCCTTTTCTTTTTGGTCGAACGCCGAAGCCAAATCGACGCTCTGCCCTGCCGCTCATAAAAATCCCCGCCGGCTTGCGCCGACGCGGGGCTGTTCGGGCGCAGCTCAGCAGCAGGCGCCCATGGCTGGCAATCCTGCGACAATCCTTCGCGGCCTCGAAGCCGCCGGCGCCATCGCCACCGAATCGAACGGCAGCCGCTCCGGCGGACGGCTGAGCCCGTCGCATGGCGGCTGAACCAAGGAACCTGCGCCGGCTCCCCGCCGGTTCGAATTCCAGCACAACAAACGGAGTTTTCCCGATGCGTCCCCGGCCTACCCCATAAGCCGAGGTCCAGCGGCATGCCGCCGGCGCGGACCGTCCCAGGCAAAGGCGGCACAAAGGACTGCATCATGGCTAAGGAACAGGACAACAAGGCCATTGTCGGCCGATGGTTCGACGGCTTCTGGGGCAATCCCTGGAATCCCGCTGTCATCGACGAGCTCGCCGCGCCCGACATGCTCTTGCAATATTCGCTGCACGCACCGCGCCGCGGCCGCGAAGACGTCAGGGCGTTCATGCTCGGCTTCCGCCAGGCCTTCCCCGACCTGAGCTTCGGCGGTGCCGCAGACCTGATCGCCGAAGGCGACTATGTGGTTGGCCGCTGGATTGGCGGCGGCACCCATACCGGCCCGGCCTTCAGCGACTTTCTGACCGGTTCGCTGCCGGCGGCGTCCGGCCGGAAGATGCGTTTCACCGGAACCACGGTGCTGCGTGTCGAAAATGGCCTGATCGCCGAGGAGATCGGCCTCGACGACGGCGTGACCGCGCTGCAGCAGCTCGGCATCCTGCGCGCCGCCTGATCGCCGCGCCGGATCTGCCTCAAGGCGGCGCGACCGGCCTATCCGCTCGCACGGCCGTCGCGCCCATACACAGCGGCTGGGCCAGGATTTCGGCCAGCAGGCTGCGTTCGCTGATCCGGGCGCGCGCCGCGTAATGGTCGAAATGCTGGGTCGCCAAGGCCGTGCCGGCGGCCAGGACGATGGCGGCGGCGGCGAAGGCCGCCGCCCAGCGCAGCCGCGGCTGCCAACCGCGCGTGGCCTGAAGCCAGCGCCGCCACGCCGCCGTCACGGCCATCAGCAAGGCTCCGATCGCACAGCACATGGCGCTTGCCTCTCATGCCGCGCACCGGCGAACGGCCGCGGACTGCGGGCTCAGGTGTGGATGGCGCAGCCGCAGGTCGGCGCGTGATAGCGCCCGTTGGGCTCGACCATGCCGCCCTGGCCGTACATGGTTCTCGGCCGCACCCAATCGGTGAGCGAATGATGGGGCCCGGTCTCGTTGCGCCCCTTCGGCGCCATGTCGAGCACGGCATAGGTCGCCAGAACCGCTTCGCCGCCGCGGCCGAAGGTCGAATAGGTGTGGAAGATCTGGCCGTCATCGTCCTTGAAGAAGACGCTGACGCCGGACAGGTCCTCGATGCCTGGATCGATTTCGCGGAAATTGTAGAAGACGCGTCCGGCCGCGACCTGTTCCGGCGTGAACGACACGTTGAAATCATAGTTGAAATCGCTGCCGAACGCCGAAACGAAAGGAAATCGCCAGCCCATGCGCTGGCGCAGGGTTTCGATTTCCGCGATCGGCGCGCGGGCCACCACGACATAGGACACGTCGTGGTTTTCGAGATGGACGAGAATGCCCTCGACGTGGTCGACCTCGAACGAGCATCCGACACATTGGTTGGTCTGCCCCGGCCCCATCATGAAGTGCTTGATCACCAGCTGGCTGCGGCCGCCGAACAGATCCGCCAGTGTCAGCGGCCCGGACGGCCCATCGAACCGG
This portion of the Phreatobacter stygius genome encodes:
- a CDS encoding TolC family outer membrane protein; amino-acid sequence: MIGATFTRVGSATALTVAILVPLFSPVSARAQSINQTLIQAYRNNPDLNAARAGVRVANEGVPAALSGYRPSVSATFTASGQYTEAGGGSTGAPGFHTATRSFPRSATLTATQPIYDGNRTANSVRQADQNVLVARETLRNTEQTILLASSTAHMNVLREQAVLDLRHRAVEVFREQLRATRDRFAVGEVTRTDVALAESSLQGAIATESGAQSDLANSRSVYMQQVGIAAGRLAPARTVERLLPRSLDAAVIAGQSEHPAIRGARHGADASLLQVRIAESALYPTLGLSASLFRGADQSSAPQVSSASIGATLTIPIFANGGRDYATIRGAKEAYGQRRIQIETATASVRQAVTQSWAALEASRAQIQAAEVQVRAQTIAVNGIREEYKVGQRTIIDVLNATQNLFEARVALVRAQRDRVVLSYSVLSAMGRLNAPRLALATEIFDPTQHYQQVRDLWIGVRTPDGR
- a CDS encoding protein-L-isoaspartate O-methyltransferase family protein, encoding MIDFARARRTMVDTQIRVNDVTDGRIIEALMAVPREAFVPEARRELAYIDDDVAVSEASNGKPARYLIELMVLAKMVHAAAIGPADSVLDIGVTTGYSAAVLARLAAKVVAVEEDETLAAAARQALAASGNVTVVAGALAEGAPQQGPYDVILLEGAVEAVPEALFGQMKEGGRLVAVVGSGRAAKCLVHTRISGEISARPIFDAAIPPLPGFAAARGFVF
- a CDS encoding SMP-30/gluconolactonase/LRE family protein, with the translated sequence MWQPSQRYPDPAIEILDPSFAKYRLFSAAVERLATGMRWAEGPVWFGDGRYLLWSDIPNNRVMRWDEETGAVSVFRKPSDFANGHTRDRQGRLITCEHGGRRVTRTEYDGSITVLIDRFEGKRLNSPNDVVVKSDGSVWFTDPPFGIAGHYEGFQATPESPQNVYRLDPATGEARAVATGIAGPNGLCFSPDETRLYLVASRAVPNRLILAYDVVDGVTLTRQRTFIDAGPGTPDGFRCDVDGNLWCGWGMGSDELDGVHVFNPDGKLIGRIRLPERCANVCFGGLSRNRLFMAASQSVYALYVNTQGAPGG
- a CDS encoding ester cyclase gives rise to the protein MAKEQDNKAIVGRWFDGFWGNPWNPAVIDELAAPDMLLQYSLHAPRRGREDVRAFMLGFRQAFPDLSFGGAADLIAEGDYVVGRWIGGGTHTGPAFSDFLTGSLPAASGRKMRFTGTTVLRVENGLIAEEIGLDDGVTALQQLGILRAA
- a CDS encoding DUF899 domain-containing protein, giving the protein MPNTIVSREEWQNARIALLAKEKALTRMNDELSAERRALPWVKIDKSYRFDGPSGPLTLADLFGGRSQLVIKHFMMGPGQTNQCVGCSFEVDHVEGILVHLENHDVSYVVVARAPIAEIETLRQRMGWRFPFVSAFGSDFNYDFNVSFTPEQVAAGRVFYNFREIDPGIEDLSGVSVFFKDDDGQIFHTYSTFGRGGEAVLATYAVLDMAPKGRNETGPHHSLTDWVRPRTMYGQGGMVEPNGRYHAPTCGCAIHT